From Brevibacillus marinus, a single genomic window includes:
- a CDS encoding IclR family transcriptional regulator has translation MGKIKNAPRDASSVQSVDRALYVMELLKENVDGLGITELANRMGLAKSTIHRLLTSLKNQGYVRQDPLSERYLLGLKLIELGSVVTQSLEIRNIAKPLMNQLVQETGETTHLVVLEEGEVVYIEKIESPFTIRMYSLIGKRAPVHCTGVGKAMIAHIPEDEVRKIVERKGLRKYTENTITKLDDLLAHLRDIREKGYSLDKEEHEPGICCVAAPILDHNGKPVAGLSVAGPTMRMNEEKVAFCTDRVVFYAREISKHLGFRG, from the coding sequence GTGGGAAAAATCAAAAATGCGCCTAGGGACGCTTCATCCGTTCAATCAGTAGATCGTGCTTTGTACGTAATGGAACTATTAAAGGAAAATGTTGATGGCCTGGGAATTACGGAACTGGCAAATCGGATGGGATTAGCGAAAAGCACCATTCACCGGTTGCTCACTTCCTTGAAAAACCAGGGATACGTCAGGCAAGACCCGCTCAGCGAGCGTTATCTTTTGGGCCTGAAGCTGATTGAACTGGGTTCCGTTGTGACTCAATCGCTTGAAATACGAAATATTGCCAAACCATTGATGAACCAATTGGTTCAGGAAACGGGAGAAACGACACATTTGGTCGTGCTGGAAGAGGGTGAAGTGGTGTATATTGAGAAAATTGAAAGCCCTTTCACCATCCGCATGTACTCGCTCATCGGCAAACGCGCCCCGGTTCACTGCACAGGTGTGGGCAAAGCGATGATCGCCCACATTCCGGAAGATGAGGTCCGCAAAATCGTTGAACGGAAGGGGCTGCGGAAGTATACGGAGAACACGATTACGAAGCTCGATGACCTCTTGGCCCATCTCCGGGACATTAGGGAAAAAGGCTACTCGCTTGACAAAGAAGAGCATGAACCCGGTATCTGCTGTGTCGCAGCTCCGATTTTGGACCACAACGGCAAGCCGGTTGCCGGGCTTAGTGTGGCTGGCCCTACGATGCGCATGAATGAGGAAAAAGTTGCGTTTTGCACGGATCGTGTCGTTTTTTACGCTCGCGAGATCTCGAAACACCTTGGATTTCGTGGGTAA